A genomic region of Maniola hyperantus chromosome 5, iAphHyp1.2, whole genome shotgun sequence contains the following coding sequences:
- the LOC117982121 gene encoding proton-coupled folate transporter-like isoform X3, whose translation MPIKEEEPLKEQKDKPRKKTLLEKIAYIKENITIEPVLITYVVPGVLARLATQNLNLDKACRVNLKYGDTICDALIAKEGTKYQKEELLVQELIASMEAWKNFILTALPSLLILFIGAWSDRTGNRKLCILLPIFGDLLMCLSNILNAFFFYELPVEVTMFLEAFLPAITGGWITTYMGVFSYISEISSEETRTFRVGIATLCLTGGAPLGTVLSGILLKHIGYYGVFTISSVLFSISICHGYFYIQNPKRTITDKEKDETGFCRFLKSFFDFKNVKDTLTVAIKPGPNRRRIKSILVLTSIAFIYGPANGEFAVRYLFTRFRFNWDALKYSFYNTFYICIHALGALISISIFSRRWKWGDATLGLISSCSKIVGGLATGLSRNSLEMYIGKMSSVFNLTEVLTSMVFGPVYSWIYMVSLKIDSGIIYYCSTVITVPPILIFVWFFIQNRKEITEKNTKKIGIEGKEEPKNEESKPKGDCLINSIDLNDGLYFVE comes from the exons ATGCCAATAAAAGAAGAAGAACCTTTGAAAGAACAAAAAGATAAACCAAGAAAGAAAACACTTCTAGAAAAAATAGCATACATCAAAGAGAATATAACAATAGAACCCGTCTTGATAACCTACGTTGTACCAGGAGTTCTAGCAAGATTGGCAACTCAAAATTTAAATCTCGATAAAGCGTGTAGAGTTAACCTAAAATATGGAGACACTATATGTGATGCTCTCATTGCAAAAGAAGGAACAAAGTATCAGAAAGAAGAATTGCTAGTACAAGAACTTATCGCTTCTATGGAAGCGTGGAAAAACTTCATTTTAACTGCTTTACCGAGTTTGTTAATTCTATTCATAGGAGCATGGAGTGATAGAACTGGTAATAGGAAATTATGTATCTTACTGCCAATATTCGGAGATCTTTTGATGTGTTTGAGTAACATACTTAATGCTTTCTTTTTCTACGAATTACCAGTGGAAGTGACCATGTTCTTAGaagcatttttaccagcgatAACTGGTGGATGGATCACAACGTATATGGGAGTTTTTAGTTACATTAGTGAAATTTCTAGTGAAGAAACGAGGACTTTTAGAGTTGGTATAGCGACTCTTTGTCTAACGGGTGGTGCGCCACTCGGAACAGTCCTTAGCGGGATATTGTTGAAACATATTGGGTATTACGGAGTGTTTACGATAAGCTCGGTCCTATTTTCCATTAGTATCTGTCACGGTTATTTTTACATTCAAAATCCAAAACGGACTATAACTGATAAAGAGAAG gatGAAACTGGTTTTTGTAGATTTCTGAAGTCATTTTTTGACTTTAAAAATGTGAAAGACACATTAACTGTAGCGATCAAACCAGGACCCAATCGACGCAGGATAAAATCGATCTTGGTACTAACATCGATTGCTTTCATATATGGACCTGCCAATG GCGAGTTCGCGGTGCGGTATCTGTTCACTCGCTTCCGCTTCAACTGGGATGCTCTCAAATACAGCTTTTATAATACTTTCTACATCTGCATACACGCGCTCG GTGCATTGATCTCAATCAGTATATTTAGTCGGAGATGGAAATGGGGAGATGCAACACTGGGTCTCATCTCGAGCTGCAGCAAAATCGTGGGCGGCTTAGCAACAGGTCTTTCTAGGAATTCCTTAGAGATGTATATTG ggaAAATGTCTTCAGTGTTCAATTTAACAGAGGTGTTAACATCCATGGTATTTGGACCTGTCTATTCGTGGATTTACATGGTTTCGCTAAAAATTGATTCTGGGATTATTTATTACTGTAGCACTGTAATTACTGTACCACCGATTCTTATATTTGT ATGGTTCTTTATCCAAAACAGAAAGgaaattacagaaaaaaatacaaaaaaaatcggaATAGAAGGAAAAGAAGAACCTAAAAATGAAGAATCTAAACCTAAAGGGGATTGTTTAATTAACAGTATTGATTTGAACGACGGACTGTATTTTGttgaataa
- the LOC117982121 gene encoding lysosomal proton-coupled steroid conjugate and bile acid symporter SLC46A3-like isoform X1, which yields MPIKEEEPLKEQKDKPRKKTLLEKIAYIKENITIEPVLITYVVPGVLARLATQNLNLDKACRVNLKYGDTICDALIAKEGTKYQKEELLVQELIASMEAWKNFILTALPSLLILFIGAWSDRTGNRKLCILLPIFGDLLMCLSNILNAFFFYELPVEVTMFLEAFLPAITGGWITTYMGVFSYISEISSEETRTFRVGIATLCLTGGAPLGTVLSGILLKHIGYYGVFTISSVLFSISICHGYFYIQNPKRTITDKEKDETGFCRFLKSFFDFKNVKDTLTVAIKPGPNRRRIKSILVLTSIAFIYGPANGEFAVRYLFTRFRFNWDALKYSFYNTFYICIHALGALISISIFSRRWKWGDATLGLISSCSKIVGGLATGLSRNSLEMYIAVALEMFNATSFTALRSISSKLVSSDELGKMSSVFNLTEVLTSMVFGPVYSWIYMVSLKIDSGIIYYCSTVITVPPILIFVWFFIQNRKEITEKNTKKIGIEGKEEPKNEESKPKGDCLINSIDLNDGLYFVE from the exons ATGCCAATAAAAGAAGAAGAACCTTTGAAAGAACAAAAAGATAAACCAAGAAAGAAAACACTTCTAGAAAAAATAGCATACATCAAAGAGAATATAACAATAGAACCCGTCTTGATAACCTACGTTGTACCAGGAGTTCTAGCAAGATTGGCAACTCAAAATTTAAATCTCGATAAAGCGTGTAGAGTTAACCTAAAATATGGAGACACTATATGTGATGCTCTCATTGCAAAAGAAGGAACAAAGTATCAGAAAGAAGAATTGCTAGTACAAGAACTTATCGCTTCTATGGAAGCGTGGAAAAACTTCATTTTAACTGCTTTACCGAGTTTGTTAATTCTATTCATAGGAGCATGGAGTGATAGAACTGGTAATAGGAAATTATGTATCTTACTGCCAATATTCGGAGATCTTTTGATGTGTTTGAGTAACATACTTAATGCTTTCTTTTTCTACGAATTACCAGTGGAAGTGACCATGTTCTTAGaagcatttttaccagcgatAACTGGTGGATGGATCACAACGTATATGGGAGTTTTTAGTTACATTAGTGAAATTTCTAGTGAAGAAACGAGGACTTTTAGAGTTGGTATAGCGACTCTTTGTCTAACGGGTGGTGCGCCACTCGGAACAGTCCTTAGCGGGATATTGTTGAAACATATTGGGTATTACGGAGTGTTTACGATAAGCTCGGTCCTATTTTCCATTAGTATCTGTCACGGTTATTTTTACATTCAAAATCCAAAACGGACTATAACTGATAAAGAGAAG gatGAAACTGGTTTTTGTAGATTTCTGAAGTCATTTTTTGACTTTAAAAATGTGAAAGACACATTAACTGTAGCGATCAAACCAGGACCCAATCGACGCAGGATAAAATCGATCTTGGTACTAACATCGATTGCTTTCATATATGGACCTGCCAATG GCGAGTTCGCGGTGCGGTATCTGTTCACTCGCTTCCGCTTCAACTGGGATGCTCTCAAATACAGCTTTTATAATACTTTCTACATCTGCATACACGCGCTCG GTGCATTGATCTCAATCAGTATATTTAGTCGGAGATGGAAATGGGGAGATGCAACACTGGGTCTCATCTCGAGCTGCAGCAAAATCGTGGGCGGCTTAGCAACAGGTCTTTCTAGGAATTCCTTAGAGATGTATATTG CCGTTGCGTTAGAAATGTTCAACGCAACTTCGTTCACTGCCTTGAGGTCCATATCATCTAAACTTGTTTCTAGCGATGAACTAG ggaAAATGTCTTCAGTGTTCAATTTAACAGAGGTGTTAACATCCATGGTATTTGGACCTGTCTATTCGTGGATTTACATGGTTTCGCTAAAAATTGATTCTGGGATTATTTATTACTGTAGCACTGTAATTACTGTACCACCGATTCTTATATTTGT ATGGTTCTTTATCCAAAACAGAAAGgaaattacagaaaaaaatacaaaaaaaatcggaATAGAAGGAAAAGAAGAACCTAAAAATGAAGAATCTAAACCTAAAGGGGATTGTTTAATTAACAGTATTGATTTGAACGACGGACTGTATTTTGttgaataa
- the LOC117982121 gene encoding lysosomal proton-coupled steroid conjugate and bile acid symporter SLC46A3-like isoform X2, whose amino-acid sequence MATKEEEPLNKLKEEPKKKTLREKIAYIKSNITIEPVLITYVVPGVLARLATQNLNLDKACRVNLGYGDKVCDALIAKEGLMYQQEELAIQELIAPMEAWKNFILTAIPSLLILFIGAWSDRTGRRKICILLPIVGELLMCLSNILNVYYFYEIPVQATMFLEAFFPAITGSWTSIYMGAFSYISEISSEETRTFRVGIGNLCLTAGKPIGTALSGILLNKTGYYGVFAISSFLFCCSILHCLFYIKDPEQPRTDKNKDKIDICGFLKSFFDMKHIKDTLTVAFKSGPKQRRKKSILVLTCVILVHIPLSGEFAVRYLFTRFRFNWDALKYSFYNTFYICIHALGALISISIFSRRWKWGDATLGLISSCSKIVGGLATGLSRNSLEMYIAVALEMFNATSFTALRSISSKLVSSDELGKMSSVFNLTEVLTSMVFGPVYSWIYMVSLKIDSGIIYYCSTVITVPPILIFVWFFIQNRKEITEKNTKKIGIEGKEEPKNEESKPKGDCLINSIDLNDGLYFVE is encoded by the exons ATGGCAACAAAAGAGGAAGAACCTTTGAACAAACTAAAAGAAGAACCAAAAAAGAAAACGCTTAGGGAGAAAATAGCATATATTAAAAGTAATATAACAATCGAACCTGTTTTAATAACTTATGTCGTGCCAGGGGTCCTGGCGAGATTGGCAACTCAAAATTTGAATCTCGATAAAGCCTGTCGAGTTAACTTAGGATATGGTGACAAAGTGTGCGATGCTCTGATTGCAAAAGAAGGATTGATGTACCAGCAAGAAGAACTGGCTATACAGGAGCTTATAGCTCCAATGGAAGCATggaagaattttattttaactgcgATACCGAGCCTACTTATCCTCTTTATAGGAGCATGGAGCGATAGAACTGGACGTAGAAAGATATGTATCCTACTGCCCATAGTCGGAGAATTATTGATGTGTTTAAGTAACATTCTCAACGTGTACTATTTCTACGAAATACCAGTACAAGCTACTATGTTTCTAGAGGCATTTTTTCCAGCAATAACTGGCAGTTGGACTTCAATTTATATGGGAGCTTTCAGCTATATTAGTGAAATATCTAGTGAAGAAACCAGAACATTTAGAGTGGGCATAGGAAATCTATGCTTGACGGCCGGTAAACCAATTGGAACAGCCCTTAGTGGTATATTGTTGAATAAAACTGGGTATTATGGAGTATTCGCGATaagttcatttttattttgctgTAGTATTTTGCATTGTTTGTTTTACATCAAAGATCCAGAACAACCAAGAACTGATAAAAATAAG GACAAAATCGATATTTGTGGATTTCTGAAGTCGTTTTTTGATATGAAACATATCAAAGATACTCTTACTGTAGCATTCAAATCAGGACCTAAACAACGCAGAAAAAAGTCTATTTTAGTTTTGACGTGTGTTATTCTCGTGCATATACCGCTATCTG GCGAGTTCGCGGTGCGGTATCTGTTCACTCGCTTCCGCTTCAACTGGGATGCTCTCAAATACAGCTTTTATAATACTTTCTACATCTGCATACACGCGCTCG GTGCATTGATCTCAATCAGTATATTTAGTCGGAGATGGAAATGGGGAGATGCAACACTGGGTCTCATCTCGAGCTGCAGCAAAATCGTGGGCGGCTTAGCAACAGGTCTTTCTAGGAATTCCTTAGAGATGTATATTG CCGTTGCGTTAGAAATGTTCAACGCAACTTCGTTCACTGCCTTGAGGTCCATATCATCTAAACTTGTTTCTAGCGATGAACTAG ggaAAATGTCTTCAGTGTTCAATTTAACAGAGGTGTTAACATCCATGGTATTTGGACCTGTCTATTCGTGGATTTACATGGTTTCGCTAAAAATTGATTCTGGGATTATTTATTACTGTAGCACTGTAATTACTGTACCACCGATTCTTATATTTGT ATGGTTCTTTATCCAAAACAGAAAGgaaattacagaaaaaaatacaaaaaaaatcggaATAGAAGGAAAAGAAGAACCTAAAAATGAAGAATCTAAACCTAAAGGGGATTGTTTAATTAACAGTATTGATTTGAACGACGGACTGTATTTTGttgaataa